The following are encoded in a window of Meiothermus sp. CFH 77666 genomic DNA:
- a CDS encoding phosphoribosyltransferase family protein encodes MASLLGWWEQLTGATCPGCGQPLGQPVLCANCRALLVPRHLPHFVYLGDYKRFGPLAKALKYQGRRELALFLGQQIALGIKQAEWGLDGLTAVPTLLHRKVLRGYNQAELLAQAVAKELHIPYQSLLERTTWEPSQTRKTLQQRLELSEATFRATRRVKGIWLLVDDVLTTGTTFERARKTLLEAGAARVYGAAIAVKSPHHLARYSV; translated from the coding sequence ATGGCCTCGCTTTTGGGCTGGTGGGAACAGCTAACCGGCGCAACCTGCCCCGGTTGTGGGCAGCCGCTAGGCCAGCCGGTTTTATGTGCTAACTGCCGGGCTTTATTGGTGCCACGGCATCTCCCCCACTTTGTGTACCTGGGCGATTACAAGCGGTTTGGCCCGCTCGCCAAGGCCCTCAAGTACCAGGGTCGGCGCGAGCTGGCCCTATTTCTGGGCCAGCAAATCGCGCTGGGGATCAAGCAAGCCGAGTGGGGGCTTGATGGCCTGACTGCCGTACCCACCCTGCTACACCGCAAGGTGCTGCGCGGCTACAACCAGGCCGAACTGCTGGCCCAGGCGGTAGCCAAAGAACTGCACATCCCCTACCAGAGCCTGCTCGAGCGCACCACATGGGAACCGTCGCAAACCAGGAAAACCTTGCAGCAGCGCCTCGAGCTCTCCGAGGCCACCTTTCGGGCAACCCGCCGGGTGAAAGGAATCTGGCTGCTGGTAGATGATGTGCTGACCACCGGTACGACCTTTGAGCGGGCCCGCAAGACCTTGCTCGAGGCCGGAGCCGCCAGGGTGTATGGCGCCGCAATTGCGGTGAAAAGCCCACACCACCTGGCCCGGTACTCCGTATAA
- the mtnA gene encoding S-methyl-5-thioribose-1-phosphate isomerase yields MRVLPFRFEENTFWLLDQRKLPFQEVWVPCKSARETAQAIKEMVVRGAPAIGVTAAYGMVLAHLSGEALAEADAVLRQSRPTAVNLFYALDRMKPYWGSLEASLTEARAIWAEVEETERAISQHGARVLKGQVLTHCNTGPLATGGYGTALGAIIEAHRQGRVSHVWVDETRPYLQGARLTAYELQKAGVPATLISDNMAAYMMAQGQVDAVILGTDRMALNGDFANKIGTYGLAILAQYHGIPFYPALPLSSVDPRLESGAQIPIEQRSAQEVTVIRGQPIAPEGFPAAHPGFDVTPHHLITGIVTEKGVLYPPFDESLRAALGIG; encoded by the coding sequence ATGCGTGTGCTGCCCTTTCGTTTTGAAGAAAACACCTTCTGGCTCCTGGATCAGCGCAAGCTCCCCTTTCAAGAGGTCTGGGTACCTTGCAAGAGCGCCCGGGAAACTGCCCAGGCCATCAAGGAAATGGTGGTGCGCGGGGCTCCGGCCATTGGGGTCACGGCGGCCTACGGGATGGTGCTGGCCCATCTGTCGGGTGAAGCCCTCGCCGAGGCCGACGCCGTACTGCGCCAGAGCCGCCCCACCGCGGTCAATCTGTTTTACGCCCTGGATCGAATGAAGCCCTACTGGGGCAGCCTGGAAGCCTCGCTAACGGAAGCCCGGGCCATCTGGGCTGAGGTAGAGGAAACCGAGCGGGCCATCAGCCAGCATGGGGCCCGGGTGCTCAAAGGCCAGGTGCTCACCCACTGCAACACCGGGCCGCTGGCCACCGGCGGGTACGGCACCGCGCTCGGTGCCATTATCGAGGCTCATCGTCAGGGCCGGGTAAGCCATGTCTGGGTGGACGAGACCCGCCCCTATCTGCAAGGGGCCCGCCTGACCGCCTACGAGCTGCAAAAAGCGGGGGTGCCCGCCACCCTGATCAGCGATAACATGGCCGCCTACATGATGGCCCAGGGCCAGGTGGATGCAGTAATCCTCGGCACCGACCGCATGGCCCTGAACGGCGACTTTGCCAACAAGATTGGCACCTACGGTCTGGCCATTCTGGCCCAGTACCACGGAATCCCCTTCTACCCGGCCTTGCCGCTCTCCTCGGTAGACCCCAGGTTGGAAAGCGGCGCTCAAATTCCCATCGAGCAGCGCTCGGCCCAGGAGGTCACGGTCATCCGGGGGCAGCCCATCGCGCCCGAGGGCTTTCCAGCCGCCCATCCGGGCTTTGACGTGACCCCCCATCACCTGATTACCGGCATTGTGACCGAGAAAGGCGTGCTCTACCCCCCTTTCGACGAATCGCTGCGGGCAGCACTGGGCATCGGGTGA